Proteins encoded together in one Impatiens glandulifera chromosome 1, dImpGla2.1, whole genome shotgun sequence window:
- the LOC124920794 gene encoding ubiquitin-conjugating enzyme E2-23 kDa-like isoform X2, whose amino-acid sequence MTKKLGALLSMVMEKWRTFSILRGHSPRLLSNWQVINTTTTVLSKMSSPSKRRDMDVMKLMMSDYIVEPINDGINEFNVEFHGPKESLYEGGVWKIRVELPDAYPYKSPSIGFLNKIFHPNVDELSGSVCLDVINQTWSPMFDLLNIFEVFLPQLLLYPNPSDPLNGDAASLMMNDQKQYEQKVKEYCERYAKKESISGRETEEEEEEEEEISDDDISDGGGSASSNDNDDVVGNSDP is encoded by the exons ATGACGAAGAAGCTAGGAGCTTTATTATCAATGGTAATGGAAAAATGGCGTACATTTTCTATTTTGCGTGGACACTCGCCTCGACTTCTAAGTAA TTGGCAGGTCATAAATACGACTACTACTGTTTTAAGTAAGATGTCATCCCCAAGCAAGAGGAGAGATATGGATGTCATGAAATT GATGATGAGTGATTATATTGTTGAGCCCATAAATGACGGAATCAATGAATTCAATGTAGAGTTCCATGGTCCAAAAGAAA GCCTTTATGAAGGTGGTGTCTGGAAAATCCGGGTGGAGCTGCCAGATGCTTATCCTTACAAATCCCCTTCCATAGGGTTCCTTAACAAAATATTCCACCCAAATGTTGATGAATT ATCAGGTTCGGTGTGCTTGGATGTGATTAACCAGACGTGGAGCCCTATGTTTG ATCTGCTCAACATTTTTGAGGTATTTCTTCCGCAGCTTTTGCTATACCCAAATCCTTCAGACCCCTTGAATGGTGATGCAGCATCTTTGATGATGAATGATCAAAAGCAGTACGAACAGAAAGTGAAAg AGTACTGTGAGCGTTATGCAAAGAAGGAGAGTATAAGTGGAAGGGAgactgaggaggaggaggaggaggaggaggagatcaGTGATGATGACATTAGTGATGGAGGAGGAAGTGCATCCTCTAATGACAATGATGATGTGGTTGGAAATTCAGATCCATGA
- the LOC124920794 gene encoding ubiquitin-conjugating enzyme E2-23 kDa-like isoform X3 gives MSSPSKRRDMDVMKLMMSDYIVEPINDGINEFNVEFHGPKESLYEGGVWKIRVELPDAYPYKSPSIGFLNKIFHPNVDELSGSVCLDVINQTWSPMFDLLNIFEVFLPQLLLYPNPSDPLNGDAASLMMNDQKQYEQKVKEYCERYAKKESISGRETEEEEEEEEEISDDDISDGGGSASSNDNDDVVGNSDP, from the exons ATGTCATCCCCAAGCAAGAGGAGAGATATGGATGTCATGAAATT GATGATGAGTGATTATATTGTTGAGCCCATAAATGACGGAATCAATGAATTCAATGTAGAGTTCCATGGTCCAAAAGAAA GCCTTTATGAAGGTGGTGTCTGGAAAATCCGGGTGGAGCTGCCAGATGCTTATCCTTACAAATCCCCTTCCATAGGGTTCCTTAACAAAATATTCCACCCAAATGTTGATGAATT ATCAGGTTCGGTGTGCTTGGATGTGATTAACCAGACGTGGAGCCCTATGTTTG ATCTGCTCAACATTTTTGAGGTATTTCTTCCGCAGCTTTTGCTATACCCAAATCCTTCAGACCCCTTGAATGGTGATGCAGCATCTTTGATGATGAATGATCAAAAGCAGTACGAACAGAAAGTGAAAg AGTACTGTGAGCGTTATGCAAAGAAGGAGAGTATAAGTGGAAGGGAgactgaggaggaggaggaggaggaggaggagatcaGTGATGATGACATTAGTGATGGAGGAGGAAGTGCATCCTCTAATGACAATGATGATGTGGTTGGAAATTCAGATCCATGA
- the LOC124920793 gene encoding putative rRNA methyltransferase YlbH produces the protein MAPSSLQLPIHSPPSLKSTLDPFFLFPLVSSFVNLGASSSNLIRRRESLTIRAYSKSIAGQSNEQNKRELLESYGLNPDEFLSESSQKSKRKKELQRIRRGSETSQQETAGSPRETHRLLQVLGGNARRKKLLSPKGMDVRPMMEVVKGAAFGILQVSGGCPSSLRPGRWLDLYSGTGSVGIEALSRGCSEVHFVEMDPWVISQVLQPNLEWTSFLDESIIHAVRVEKFLEQSVQVVGKYGTFDYISVTPPYTQVDYGVLMDQISKSSVVGEDTFILVEYPLGTSMLDSCGCVIKIADRRFGRTHLAIYGPKWALKKRKSEA, from the exons ATGGCTCCATCGTCTCTCCAGCTCCCGATACACTCTCCTCCTAGCCTGAAATCCACACTTGATCCATTTTTCTTatttcctttggtatcatcatTCGTCAATCTAGGAGCTTCATCATCGAACCTTATTCGACGACGGGAATCCTTAACCATCAGAGCTTACAGTA AATCAATTGCCGGTCAATCCAATGAGCAGAATAAGAGAGAGTTACTTGAAAGCTATGGTCTTAATCCAGACGAGTTTCTGTCGGAATCTTCCCAAAAG tcgaagaggaagaaagagcTGCAAAGGATTAGAAGGGGAAGTGAGACCTCACAACAAGAGACTGCAGGCTCCCCGAGGGAGACCCACAGATTGCTTCAG GTTCTTGGGGGAAATGCTAGAAGAAAGAAATTGCTATCACCAAAAGGAATGGATGTCCGGCCAATGATGGAAGTTGTTAAAGGTGCTGCCTTTGGGATTTTGCAG GTGTCTGGAGGCTGTCCTTCTTCATTGAGACCGGGTCGTTGGTTAGACTTGTACAGTGGCACAGGATCTGTGGGGATTGAGGCTCTAAGTCGCGGATGCTCTGAG GTGCATTTTGTTGAGATGGACCCTTGGGTTATTTCACAAGTTCTGCAACCGAATTTGGAGTGGACTAGTTTTCTAGATGAGTCGATAATACACGCAGTTCGTGTTGAGAAGTTTCTAGAGCAATCAGTGCAAGTTGTAG GGAAATATGGTACATTTGATTACATCAGTGTAACTCCTCCTTACACCCAAGTGGATTATGGTGTGCTCATGGATCAGATATCAAAATCATCTGTTGTTGGAGAAGATACATTCATA cTAGTGGAGTATCCTCTTGGAACAAGCATGTTGGACTCTTGTGGATGCGTCATAAAG ATAGCGGACCGAAGGTTTGGCAGAACACATCTAGCAATTTATGGGCCAAAGTGGGCACTGAAAAAGAGAAAATCTGAAGCATAA
- the LOC124918953 gene encoding asparagine--tRNA ligase-like, which yields MLAHTPRSSPSTVFNHIYNRSPPKIIIIIIIISHQVHHHTTISDNLNMNMDNNSAPPEQAVAAAAAPQKPSMNPPIPTFFKYSKRVLLRDVINNGPDFVGQRVVVGGWVKSSREIKTEAPSTTTTTNPSNQMIVHQQPNKDFDCVEILQTKLPFFRSFLKVFGMAHNYPVRNKLESHNNIPKLPQQPSLAMLQISDGSSVASLQVLVESSVSPTSQVMATGTCILVDGLLQQASSTKKDGAGKHAIELKVIRVLHIGTVDQDTYPLSKKKLPLHLLRDSAHFRPRTTTVGSVARIRSALNEGTHNFFQTNGFLFVQVPIITATDCEGSSSQKFQVVTRSADVNGDVEEEEEEEGNYRTTARGDDRFIISLESIKASIEEKSKQLDELKRSDSNREAVVAATKDLHKTNEIAAELELELNRTKKIKMQKQKQKQKQQYLSSCEENFFGRQAYLTVSGRLHLQSYACALGNVYSCGPRFRGGPEEEDNKGKLRRGRGGLSESWMSEVEIAFSELEDAIKCAEDLVKHVSKWAVENCMEDLKFLGKRVDARIVDRLKSNIISPLKRMTYTEAVEVLKEEKKDQQESSSSSSCKVEWGRALTEEDESCLAEEIYKQGVVIYNHPKQVKPFYMRLNEDGKTVASFDIIMPKGGRVISGGENEERNGVVKERIKELGRRPGMSSSEYEWYLDLTRHGCVKSSGFSMHFDLLSIHATGLIDLRDAIPFSRTPLQPLNN from the exons ATGCTCGCCCACACTCCACGATCATCTCCCTCCACCGttttcaatcatatatataaccGATCCCCtccaaaaattattattattattattatcatctcTCATCAAGTACACCACCACACAACCATCTCTGATAATCTGAACATGAACATGGACAACAACTCAGCCCCCCCTGAACAAGCTGTTGCTGCTGCTGCAGCTCCTCAGAAACCATCAATGAACCCCCCCATTCCCACCTTTTTCAAGTACTCTAAAAGGGTACTCTTGAGAGACGTAATAAATAACGGACCCGATTTCGTTGGCCAGAGAGTAGTGGTCGGAGGCTGGGTTAAGTCCTCCAGAGAAATCAAAACAGAGGCaccatcaacaacaacaacaacaaaccCATCGAACCAGATGATAGTGCATCAGCAGCCGAACAAGGACTTTGATTGTGTTGAAATCTTACAAACCAAATTGCCCTTCTTTCGATCATTCTTGAAGGTGTTCGGCATGGCCCATAATTACCCAGTTCGGAACAAACTAGAGTCTCACAATAATATTCCCAAGCTGCCGCAGCAGCCCTCACTTGCAATGTTGCAAATCAGCGACGGCTCCTCTGTTGCAAGTCTTCAg GTTTTGGTAGAATCATCTGTATCACCTACAAGCCAAGTCATGGCCACTGGAACTTGTATTCTGGTGGATGGATTATTACAGCAAGCTTCTTCTACGAAAAAGGATGGCGCCGGAAAACATGCTATTGAGCTCAAAGTGATTAGAGTCCTACACATTGGGACGGTTGATCAAGATACGTATCCCTTGTCCAAGAAGAAATTGCCACTTCACCTGTTAAGGGATTCTGCACATTTCCGACCTAGAACAACAACGGTGGGATCAGTTGCGAGAATACGTAGTGCTCTGAATGAAGGAACCCACAACTTCTTCCAGACGAATGGTTTCCTCTTCGTCCAAGTACCAATAATCACAGCCACGGATTGTGAAGGATCCAGCAGCCAGAAGTTCCAAGTAGTTACGAGGTCTGCTGATGTTAATGGTGATgttgaggaggaggaggaggaggaggggaATTACAGAACAACTGCCCGCGGGGATGATAGGTTTATAATAAGCTTAGAAAGTATCAAGGCTTCCATCGAGGAGAAGAGTAAGCAACTTGATGAGCTTAAGAGAAGCGACAGCAACAGAGAAGCAGTGGTTGCTGCGACAAAGGATCTCCATAAGACGAATGAGATAGCAgcagaattggaattggaattgaatagAACAAAAAAGATAAAGATGCAGAAGCAGAAGCAGAAGCAGAAGCAGCAGTACTTATCATCATGTGAGGAGAATTTCTTTGGTCGGCAAGCGTATCTGACGGTGTCGGGGCGTCTCCATCTCCAGAGTTATGCATGTGCCCTTGGAAATGTATACTCGTGTGGGCCTCGGTTTAGGGGTGGGCCGGAGGAGGAGGATAATAAAGGTAAATTAAGGAGGGGGAGGGGGGGTTTGTCAGAAAGTTGGATGAGTGAAGTTGAAATAGCATTCTCGGAATTGGAGGATGCTATTAAGTGTGCGGAGGATTTAGTGAAGCATGTGAGCAAATGGGCAGTTGAAAATTGTATGGAGGATCTGAAGTTTCTTGGAAAACGAGTGGATGCGAGGATTGTGGATCGGCTAAAGTCGAATATAATAAGCCCGTTGAAGAGGATGACGTACACAGAAGCAGTGGAGGTCttaaaagaagagaagaaagatcagcaggaatcatcatcatcatcatcatgtaaAGTTGAGTGGGGAAGGGCGTTGACAGAGGAAGATGAAAGTTGTCTGGCCGAGGAGATATACAAACAGGGGGTGGTTATATACAACCATCCCAAACAAGTAAAACCGTTCTACATGCGGCTAAATGAGGACGGAAAAACGGTGGCCtcatttgatataattatgCCAAAG ggTGGACGGGTAATAAGCGGTGGGGAAAACGAGGAACGGAATGGAGTTGTGAAGGAGAGGATAAAGGAATTGGGCCGGCGGCCGGGGATGTCGTCGTCGGAGTACGAATGGTACTTGGATCTGACAAGACATGGTTGTGTCAAGAGCTCGGGATTCAGTATGCACTTTGATCTTCTCTCTATCCATGCCACCGGCCTCATTGATCTTCGAGATGCCATCCCTTTCTCCAGAACCCCACTCCAACCTCTTAACAATTAA
- the LOC124918954 gene encoding carbonic anhydrase 2-like yields the protein MSTTTAAAINAGFCLTTPNSRLKSRSRTAFRPTASLNSSSSSSSTIIPSLIRNEPVFAAPAPIITPSWPKENMDDQKYEEAIEALKKLLIERGELEITAQGGGVEQATAQLQTPAADSGTTSALVERVKSGFIKFKREKYETNPALFGALSKGQSPKFMIFACSDSRVCPSHVLDMQPGEAFVVRNVANIVPAYDQTRYSGAGAAIEYAVLHLKVETIVVIGHSACGGVKGLMSLPDDGSTATEFIEDWVKVCLPARAKVKAENGSASFAEQCTTCEKEAVNVSIGNLLSYPFVRDGLVKKTLSLKGGYYDFVNGSFELWGLDFGLSTDLSVKDVATILHWKLF from the exons atgtCGACAACCACCGCAGCCGCCATTAACGCCGGCTTCTGTCTGACCACTCCCAATTCTCGGCTCAAGAGCAGATCCCGCACCGCATTTCGCCCTACAGCCTCCctcaattcttcttcttcttcttcgtccaCAATTATTCCCTCTCTCATCAGGAATGAGCCGGTCTTTGCCGCTCCAGCCCCCATTATCACCCCTTCTTGGCCG AAAGAAAACATGGATGACCAGAAGTATGAGGAGGCCATTGAAGCACTCAAGAAGCTCCTTAT AGAGAGGGGGGAGTTGGAAATAACAGCACAAGGGGGAGGAGTTGAGCAGGCGACAGCTCAGCTACAAACCCCTGCTGCTGATAGCGGCACTACTTCAGCCTTAGTTGAGAGGGTCAAATCCGGTTTCATCAAATTTAAGCGTGAGAAATACGA gaCAAACCCAGCTCTGTTTGGTGCTCTCTCAAAAGGACAAAGCCCCAAG TTTATGATATTTGCGTGCTCAGACTCTCGGGTCTGTCCTTCGCATGTGCTAGACATGCAACCAGGGGAGGCATTTGTGGTTAGAAATGTTGCTAACATTGTTCCAGCTTATGaccag ACAAGATACTCTGGAGCTGGTGCAGCCATTGAGTATGCTGTTCTCCATCTAAAG GTAGAGACGATAGTGGTAATTGGGCACAGTGCATGTGGTGGGGTCAAGGGGCTCATGTCCCTTCCAGACGATGGTTCGACGGCCAC AGAATTCATAGAGGATTGGGTGAAAGTGTGCTTACCTGCGAGGGCAAAGGTGAAGGCAGAGAACGGAAGCGCATCATTTGCAGAGCAATGCACAACTTGTGAAAAG GAAGCTGTGAATGTATCTATTGGGAATCTGCTGTCATACCCATTTGTGAGGGATGGACTAGTGAAGAAGACTCTGTCTCTAAAAGGAGGTTACTATGACTTTGTCAACGGCTCTTTCGAGCTCTGGGGACTCGACTTTGGCCTTTCTACCGATCTCTCT gTAAAAGATGTTGCCACGATACTCCACTGGAAGCTCTTCTAA
- the LOC124920794 gene encoding ubiquitin-conjugating enzyme E2-23 kDa-like isoform X1, producing MSLTTPFARATLQSMSIPSSPTSPSPTFLLPPFELRYDVFSSVNTTTTTTHPPICSSHNVINTTTTVLSKMSSPSKRRDMDVMKLMMSDYIVEPINDGINEFNVEFHGPKESLYEGGVWKIRVELPDAYPYKSPSIGFLNKIFHPNVDELSGSVCLDVINQTWSPMFDLLNIFEVFLPQLLLYPNPSDPLNGDAASLMMNDQKQYEQKVKEYCERYAKKESISGRETEEEEEEEEEISDDDISDGGGSASSNDNDDVVGNSDP from the exons ATGTCCCTTACGACCCCCTTCGCACGTGCCACTCTGCAATCCATGTCAATACCCTCCTCCCCCACCTCACCTTCCCCAACCTTCCTTTTGCCCCCCTTTGAATTACGATACGACGTCTTCTCCTCCGTGAACacgacaacaacaacaacgCATCCACCGATCTGCTCCTCCCACAAC GTCATAAATACGACTACTACTGTTTTAAGTAAGATGTCATCCCCAAGCAAGAGGAGAGATATGGATGTCATGAAATT GATGATGAGTGATTATATTGTTGAGCCCATAAATGACGGAATCAATGAATTCAATGTAGAGTTCCATGGTCCAAAAGAAA GCCTTTATGAAGGTGGTGTCTGGAAAATCCGGGTGGAGCTGCCAGATGCTTATCCTTACAAATCCCCTTCCATAGGGTTCCTTAACAAAATATTCCACCCAAATGTTGATGAATT ATCAGGTTCGGTGTGCTTGGATGTGATTAACCAGACGTGGAGCCCTATGTTTG ATCTGCTCAACATTTTTGAGGTATTTCTTCCGCAGCTTTTGCTATACCCAAATCCTTCAGACCCCTTGAATGGTGATGCAGCATCTTTGATGATGAATGATCAAAAGCAGTACGAACAGAAAGTGAAAg AGTACTGTGAGCGTTATGCAAAGAAGGAGAGTATAAGTGGAAGGGAgactgaggaggaggaggaggaggaggaggagatcaGTGATGATGACATTAGTGATGGAGGAGGAAGTGCATCCTCTAATGACAATGATGATGTGGTTGGAAATTCAGATCCATGA